The following coding sequences lie in one Methanothermobacter sp. MT-2 genomic window:
- a CDS encoding tryptophan synthase alpha chain, protein MKTYNEMFNDLKEKKEAAFMPFIVVGDPDFETSLEIAKTLINNGADALEIGFPFSDPIADGATVQEADIRALENGITIDKCFKFLKKLRKFTSIPLGLLVYYNLVYQRSIKKFYQDAMKAGVNSILIADLPPEEAGEALKASKEYNIDQIFIIAPTTSNKRLKMISKHASGFHYLVSVMGVTGARKEIKKSTLSFIKRIKENGKLPAMVGFGISKPSHIKEITMAGADGAIVGSAIIDIIAKNLKNQEKMLVEISKFANTMKKATRRPYS, encoded by the coding sequence ATGAAAACATACAATGAAATGTTCAACGACCTTAAAGAAAAAAAAGAAGCTGCATTCATGCCATTTATAGTGGTAGGAGATCCAGATTTTGAAACTTCACTAGAGATAGCCAAAACACTAATCAATAATGGTGCAGATGCACTCGAGATAGGATTTCCATTCTCAGATCCAATAGCAGATGGCGCAACAGTACAAGAAGCAGACATAAGAGCCCTTGAAAATGGGATAACAATAGATAAGTGCTTCAAATTTCTAAAAAAACTGAGAAAATTCACATCAATACCCCTAGGATTACTCGTCTATTATAATCTTGTCTACCAGCGCAGCATAAAAAAATTCTACCAAGACGCGATGAAAGCAGGTGTTAACAGTATATTGATCGCTGATTTACCCCCAGAAGAAGCGGGGGAGGCTCTCAAGGCATCAAAAGAATATAATATAGATCAGATATTCATCATAGCCCCCACCACATCAAATAAAAGATTGAAGATGATCTCAAAACATGCCTCAGGATTCCACTACCTCGTATCAGTCATGGGAGTTACAGGCGCGAGAAAGGAAATTAAAAAAAGCACCCTCAGCTTCATAAAAAGAATAAAAGAAAATGGGAAACTCCCAGCAATGGTTGGCTTCGGAATATCTAAACCATCACATATAAAGGAAATAACTATGGCAGGAGCTGACGGAGCCATTGTAGGGAGTGCGATAATCGACATCATAGCAAAAAACTTGAAAAACCAAGAAAAAATGCTCGTAGAAATCTCCAAATTCGCCAATACCATGAAAAAAGCCACTAGGAGGCCTTATAGTTGA
- a CDS encoding anthranilate phosphoribosyltransferase, giving the protein MIESKRKIEFNNIIQKITTGSNLEENEAYKCMMDMIHGRINEIQIAAILTSLATKGETVPEITGFARAMRDVCKTIKTPPGLEVVDSCGTGGDKLKTFNISTAAAIIAASAGVPIAKHGNRAVTGACGGADILEAAGVKINLPPEKVELCLEKIGITFMFAPQFHTATRNVMHIRQTLGIRTIFNILGPLTSPAKAKIQLLGVFDPSYVKPLAEVLSRLGVKRAMVVHGFDEEGEPTIDEISIMGKTLTAFLDNGKIKIKKLYPEDFGLEKGESKAIKAAPTLNENLKIFLSVLNGEKDSKAAKTRFDITLANAGALIYLSGKAENVEEAVNISRECVESGAAMRKLREFVKFTRDGPAGI; this is encoded by the coding sequence TTGATAGAATCCAAGAGAAAAATTGAATTTAATAATATTATCCAGAAGATAACAACAGGCTCGAACCTGGAAGAAAACGAAGCATACAAATGCATGATGGACATGATCCATGGAAGAATCAATGAAATCCAAATAGCCGCGATACTAACTTCTCTAGCTACAAAGGGTGAAACAGTCCCAGAAATCACAGGTTTTGCACGTGCTATGAGAGACGTTTGCAAAACCATCAAAACACCCCCAGGATTAGAAGTTGTTGACAGCTGCGGTACAGGCGGCGACAAACTCAAAACATTTAATATAAGCACTGCAGCCGCGATAATAGCGGCATCAGCAGGAGTTCCAATAGCAAAACATGGCAATAGGGCCGTTACCGGCGCCTGTGGAGGTGCTGACATACTAGAAGCTGCTGGAGTCAAAATTAACCTTCCACCCGAAAAGGTTGAGCTTTGCCTGGAAAAAATAGGGATCACATTCATGTTCGCGCCACAATTTCACACAGCAACTCGTAATGTCATGCATATCAGACAAACACTCGGTATAAGAACAATATTCAACATCCTAGGCCCATTAACATCCCCAGCCAAGGCAAAAATACAATTACTAGGCGTTTTTGACCCCTCATATGTAAAACCATTGGCAGAAGTCCTCTCTAGATTAGGTGTTAAAAGGGCCATGGTTGTTCATGGTTTTGATGAAGAAGGCGAACCTACCATTGATGAAATATCAATCATGGGCAAAACACTCACAGCCTTTCTAGATAATGGTAAGATCAAGATAAAAAAATTGTATCCAGAAGATTTCGGATTAGAAAAAGGGGAATCAAAAGCAATAAAAGCAGCGCCTACACTCAATGAAAACCTCAAAATATTCCTCTCAGTTTTAAATGGTGAGAAAGATTCAAAAGCGGCTAAAACACGATTTGACATCACCCTTGCAAATGCAGGTGCCCTTATCTACCTTTCAGGGAAAGCTGAGAATGTGGAAGAGGCTGTGAATATAAGTCGGGAATGTGTTGAATCAGGAGCGGCCATGAGAAAGCTTAGAGAATTCGTTAAATTTACGAGGGATGGGCCCGCTGGGATTTGA
- a CDS encoding adenylate kinase yields the protein MPRIKDFVSVVGVPGVGKTSLCRKLSKRVDYPHINYGDLMLDIAREWDLARTENELFSLPIRTQYQIWRETALQIKKQKKALIDLHGFDQSPKGYILSLPIEIIKPALIILIESPPELILLRRRLDAKKRIKDTIKTLTEHMEMLRVSMMISSAMIGCTLSIIQNIKFNETLNEMKRVLTLHKTSDS from the coding sequence ATGCCAAGAATAAAAGATTTTGTAAGTGTTGTTGGAGTACCAGGCGTGGGTAAAACCAGCCTCTGCAGAAAACTTTCAAAGAGAGTAGACTATCCTCATATAAACTATGGAGACCTCATGTTAGATATTGCAAGGGAATGGGATCTCGCAAGGACAGAAAATGAATTATTCTCCCTCCCAATAAGAACCCAATATCAAATATGGCGAGAAACCGCACTTCAAATAAAAAAGCAAAAAAAAGCCCTGATAGACTTACATGGCTTCGACCAATCACCTAAAGGATACATATTATCCCTTCCAATTGAGATCATAAAACCAGCACTTATAATACTCATAGAATCCCCCCCAGAGCTCATACTCCTCAGAAGAAGACTTGACGCGAAAAAAAGGATAAAAGACACGATAAAAACCTTAACAGAGCACATGGAAATGTTAAGGGTATCAATGATGATATCCTCTGCCATGATAGGATGCACACTATCCATAATCCAAAATATAAAATTTAACGAAACCCTAAATGAAATGAAAAGAGTGTTAACGCTACATAAAACTTCTGATTCATAA
- a CDS encoding tRNA-archaeosine synthase, with translation MIRVQCSIEESLYRPEAVRWRERMKLLKPIGEAVVILPCSMKKPYSTSKSHQIFRRVTSKIQELILTSPFAICPREMENTYPISSYDVSTTGKWSWEEKKVVGEILKGYVEDKDVIAHVTGGYKEVCQEYLDECKFTCIDGNPTSKKSIDNLKREIKPYKKIPTHIKLLNGLRSIAKYQFGKKGAKIIPENFKIKGRYNKMILDNENNHLYTLMMDRGLYVLTLRGGRLLSDLKVKWVEIDFKLDSNTIFAPGVVGADPNIIPGDEVIITWKGELVGVGKAILNGEEMVNAEYGVAVKIRHRIKQ, from the coding sequence ATGATTAGGGTTCAATGTTCAATTGAGGAATCTCTTTATCGTCCAGAGGCTGTCCGTTGGCGGGAACGGATGAAACTCCTCAAACCCATCGGAGAAGCAGTGGTAATATTACCTTGTAGTATGAAAAAACCCTATTCAACTTCGAAGTCTCATCAAATATTCAGGAGAGTTACCAGTAAGATCCAAGAACTTATATTAACATCACCCTTCGCGATCTGCCCAAGGGAAATGGAGAACACATATCCTATCTCATCCTATGATGTTTCAACAACCGGTAAATGGTCATGGGAAGAGAAGAAGGTTGTGGGCGAAATCTTAAAAGGTTATGTTGAGGACAAAGATGTTATAGCCCATGTAACTGGTGGCTACAAGGAAGTGTGCCAAGAATATTTAGATGAATGCAAATTCACTTGCATTGATGGTAATCCAACATCCAAAAAGTCCATAGACAACCTTAAAAGAGAGATAAAACCTTACAAGAAAATACCCACCCATATAAAACTTTTAAACGGGTTAAGGTCCATAGCAAAATACCAATTTGGAAAAAAAGGAGCTAAGATAATACCAGAAAATTTTAAGATAAAAGGAAGATATAACAAAATGATCCTAGACAACGAAAATAATCATCTCTACACACTAATGATGGATAGGGGATTATATGTGCTCACACTCCGCGGCGGACGTCTACTATCAGATTTAAAGGTTAAATGGGTTGAAATAGATTTTAAATTAGATTCAAACACCATATTTGCGCCCGGAGTGGTGGGAGCGGATCCTAATATAATCCCGGGCGACGAGGTTATAATAACATGGAAAGGAGAACTCGTAGGGGTTGGTAAAGCCATTCTAAACGGAGAAGAGATGGTAAACGCCGAATATGGAGTGGCTGTTAAAATACGTCACAGAATCAAACAATAA
- a CDS encoding archaeal glutamate synthase [NADPH]: MPNKDCLCPKCPSYPFHRESFYCLEGNSQFEVQERGCLCASCPVYQEKNFKGLYFCNKDLIGDEYIFMRRRRKEENPREYEKIIQIKIMSKGKSVIASMGSPKKLPYTFDDIHFIPAQIHKIPLNGKEKVNTKVTIGPKSKKPLKINSPIIISGMSYGAISEKAKKAIATVAKKLKIAYNSGEGGVLEHELEVASSQLILQYSTGRFGLNNNIIKKAAAIEIRFGQGAYPGKGSYLPPEKISPQVARIRGVKKGEGAYSPAHHPDIKSPEDLKDKIKWLRDINEDAPIGAKIGCGDIEEDVRILLDSGVDFISIDGFGGGTSTTFTHIRENVGFPLISALPRAVRVIKEEGKWGEVSLIVGGGLRTSADMAKCLALGADAIYIGTAALIALNCEQHRLCHTGMCPTGITTHDPQLLKQFDFDKATKRLENFIRVATDEIADFARVTGKNDIRLLNDADIFSLKKGLAEIAGIKWLDGTPGVRR, encoded by the coding sequence ATGCCAAATAAAGATTGTCTTTGTCCAAAATGCCCAAGCTATCCATTCCATAGGGAATCATTCTATTGTCTTGAAGGTAATAGCCAATTCGAAGTACAAGAAAGAGGATGTCTCTGCGCCTCATGTCCAGTATACCAAGAAAAAAACTTTAAAGGCCTCTACTTTTGTAACAAGGACCTTATAGGTGATGAATACATTTTCATGCGCCGGAGAAGAAAAGAAGAAAACCCTAGAGAATATGAAAAGATAATCCAGATAAAGATAATGTCAAAAGGAAAAAGCGTCATAGCCTCAATGGGCTCCCCAAAAAAACTACCCTATACATTCGATGACATACATTTCATACCAGCACAAATCCATAAAATACCATTAAACGGAAAAGAAAAGGTTAACACAAAAGTTACAATCGGTCCAAAATCCAAAAAACCACTCAAAATCAACTCCCCAATCATAATAAGTGGAATGAGCTATGGGGCCATATCAGAAAAGGCCAAAAAAGCCATTGCAACCGTGGCTAAAAAACTGAAAATAGCCTATAATTCAGGTGAAGGCGGAGTACTCGAACATGAACTAGAAGTTGCATCATCCCAGCTCATCCTACAATATTCAACTGGAAGATTCGGATTAAACAATAACATTATAAAAAAGGCCGCCGCCATAGAAATAAGATTTGGCCAGGGGGCCTATCCAGGTAAAGGAAGTTATCTGCCACCTGAAAAGATAAGCCCACAAGTTGCGCGGATAAGGGGCGTGAAAAAGGGTGAGGGAGCGTATTCACCAGCCCATCATCCTGATATAAAAAGTCCAGAAGACTTAAAGGATAAGATAAAATGGCTCCGCGACATAAATGAAGACGCTCCTATTGGTGCTAAAATAGGCTGTGGAGACATTGAAGAGGATGTTAGGATACTTCTTGATTCTGGTGTGGATTTTATAAGTATTGATGGTTTCGGTGGTGGTACAAGCACAACATTCACCCATATAAGGGAAAATGTGGGATTTCCACTTATCAGCGCGCTTCCAAGAGCAGTTCGCGTGATTAAAGAAGAAGGGAAGTGGGGAGAAGTTTCCCTTATAGTCGGTGGCGGTCTTAGAACTTCGGCTGACATGGCTAAATGTTTAGCTCTGGGTGCTGATGCAATCTATATAGGTACTGCTGCGCTCATAGCCCTAAACTGTGAACAACATCGTCTATGCCATACTGGAATGTGCCCTACTGGTATCACGACACATGACCCTCAACTTTTAAAACAGTTCGATTTTGATAAGGCTACCAAAAGATTGGAGAACTTTATAAGGGTAGCTACTGATGAGATCGCGGATTTTGCACGTGTAACCGGCAAGAATGATATTAGATTGTTAAATGATGCTGATATATTCTCCCTTAAAAAGGGACTTGCAGAGATCGCTGGTATAAAATGGCTTGATGGCACACCAGGAGTTAGGAGATGA
- a CDS encoding predicted hydrolase, with protein sequence MSIHLLKEVGCPQWVIIHSKKVAEKALEISKNFKVDKKLIKEGAILHDIGRCETNSIKHGIIGAKILQEKGYPQEIIRIVERHIGAGIPKNEAILLGLPPKNYIPVTLEEKIVAHADNLINGEKEVDISFVIKKWKKRLGEKHPAIERLKNLHKELIGTL encoded by the coding sequence TTGAGTATCCATCTACTCAAGGAAGTTGGCTGCCCCCAATGGGTCATAATTCATTCTAAGAAAGTAGCTGAAAAAGCCCTTGAAATATCAAAAAATTTTAAAGTTGATAAAAAACTGATCAAAGAAGGCGCCATACTACACGACATTGGAAGATGCGAAACAAACAGCATTAAACATGGGATAATAGGAGCCAAAATCCTCCAAGAAAAAGGATACCCACAAGAGATAATACGGATAGTTGAAAGGCATATAGGAGCCGGCATACCCAAAAATGAAGCAATACTGTTAGGATTACCCCCAAAAAATTACATACCAGTCACCCTAGAAGAAAAAATAGTCGCACATGCAGATAACCTTATAAACGGGGAAAAAGAAGTGGACATATCCTTCGTAATAAAAAAATGGAAAAAAAGATTAGGAGAAAAACATCCTGCAATAGAAAGACTTAAAAATTTACACAAGGAGCTCATAGGAACCCTATAA
- a CDS encoding transcription initiation factor IIE, alpha subunit, producing the protein MINNTIVQELIHEIVKEEEGVPVVECLMEGSITDEEIAEKTHLKLNTVRKILYKLYDAGIASYKRSKDPETQWYTYTWKFESEKIEEIIKKRNQEIIENLREMLAFEENNMFFACKNGHYRYTFDEAAENNFRCPECQEELEYMDNSEIIQQLKRELSLYENNGSEIAFNFKSYS; encoded by the coding sequence TTGATTAACAACACAATAGTGCAAGAGCTAATCCATGAAATAGTCAAAGAGGAGGAGGGCGTACCAGTAGTGGAATGTCTCATGGAAGGCAGCATAACAGATGAAGAAATAGCCGAGAAAACCCACCTAAAACTAAACACAGTCCGCAAAATATTATATAAACTCTACGATGCCGGTATAGCAAGTTACAAGAGGAGTAAAGACCCTGAAACCCAATGGTACACCTACACTTGGAAATTCGAATCAGAAAAAATTGAAGAGATAATAAAAAAAAGAAACCAGGAAATCATAGAAAACTTGAGAGAAATGCTAGCATTCGAAGAAAACAACATGTTCTTCGCATGTAAAAATGGCCATTACAGATACACCTTTGATGAAGCTGCTGAAAACAATTTCAGATGCCCAGAATGCCAAGAAGAACTTGAATACATGGACAACTCAGAGATAATCCAACAACTCAAAAGAGAACTAAGCCTATATGAGAATAATGGCTCAGAAATCGCCTTCAACTTCAAATCTTATTCTTAG
- a CDS encoding Fe-S cluster domain-containing protein, producing the protein MIMEKSSLKEKVISLLPGFNCGICGYARCDEFAGALIKGHAQLEGCRFLYQEIFTENLEELQELLREEKIIPEEKVIVGLLDDYEADFILKPLPGESSCREILYPFTNEKLTIGEVIRYRPLGCPITHFAEIIDENHGLITVHIVGPCHRLGEDFEFREIGICLVGGFEGVIEGRLPSVGETVRFIPHHCMMQKVHSGVIVQLEGERALIEGIDLKVWAPPIKLER; encoded by the coding sequence ATGATAATGGAAAAGAGTTCACTTAAAGAGAAGGTTATTTCACTCCTCCCAGGTTTCAATTGTGGTATATGTGGTTATGCAAGATGTGACGAATTTGCAGGCGCCCTAATAAAAGGACACGCCCAACTTGAGGGATGCAGGTTCTTATACCAGGAGATTTTCACAGAAAACCTTGAAGAACTTCAAGAGCTACTCAGAGAAGAGAAGATAATACCTGAAGAAAAAGTGATAGTAGGCCTCTTGGATGATTATGAGGCGGATTTTATATTGAAACCGCTTCCAGGTGAAAGTTCATGCCGAGAAATACTTTATCCATTCACAAATGAAAAACTCACCATAGGAGAGGTGATCCGTTACAGGCCCCTTGGTTGTCCCATAACCCATTTTGCAGAGATAATAGATGAGAATCATGGGCTTATAACAGTGCATATCGTGGGGCCATGTCATAGGCTTGGTGAAGATTTTGAGTTTAGGGAGATTGGTATATGTCTTGTTGGGGGTTTTGAGGGTGTGATAGAAGGTAGATTGCCTTCTGTTGGCGAGACTGTCCGTTTCATACCCCATCATTGTATGATGCAGAAAGTGCATTCTGGAGTCATAGTACAGTTAGAAGGTGAAAGGGCCCTTATAGAGGGGATTGATTTGAAGGTTTGGGCTCCGCCTATAAAATTGGAAAGATGA
- a CDS encoding nickel binding GTPase encodes MRMVIVAGTPGSGKTAVLIHALRSLMRDNFTASVVKIDCLYTDDDQKFKKLGIPTLVGLSMDMCPDHYAIYNIEDMINWAQENNSDFLIVETAGLCHRCAPYTKNCLGVCVIDATSGPNTPLKVGPFLSTADIVVVTKGDMISQAEREIFRERILEVNPNAKIIEANGLSGQGCLELAEEMIKSPEVSLESEKLRHSAPLAVCTLCVGETRVNKKHHRGILRRIDGFQTYQGE; translated from the coding sequence ATGCGTATGGTTATAGTGGCGGGAACTCCTGGTTCTGGGAAAACAGCTGTCCTAATCCATGCTCTTAGGAGTCTTATGAGGGATAATTTCACAGCTTCAGTTGTTAAAATTGACTGTCTTTACACTGATGATGATCAAAAATTTAAAAAACTAGGCATACCCACCCTTGTAGGCTTGTCAATGGACATGTGCCCAGACCATTATGCAATATACAACATAGAGGATATGATAAACTGGGCGCAGGAAAACAATTCGGACTTTCTCATAGTGGAAACAGCAGGTTTATGTCATAGATGCGCCCCTTATACAAAAAATTGTCTAGGCGTATGCGTCATAGATGCTACAAGCGGACCTAACACACCATTAAAGGTGGGTCCATTCCTTTCAACCGCGGATATTGTGGTTGTGACCAAAGGGGATATGATATCACAGGCTGAACGCGAAATATTCAGGGAAAGAATACTTGAAGTAAATCCTAATGCCAAGATAATAGAAGCTAATGGACTAAGCGGTCAAGGATGCCTAGAATTGGCAGAAGAAATGATTAAAAGTCCAGAGGTGTCCCTTGAGAGTGAAAAACTCAGACACTCCGCTCCACTTGCAGTATGCACTTTATGTGTGGGTGAAACAAGGGTTAATAAGAAGCATCATAGGGGGATACTCAGGAGAATAGATGGCTTCCAAACATATCAAGGCGAATAG
- a CDS encoding ATP-binding protein, whose product MIKKVTILGGYDKFGEKEPVRKVDINRGEIFGVVGPTGSGKSSLIADIEQLAQRDTFSRRKILVNGKEPTYEDRTNPRKKMVAQLSQNMNFLADMTVGEFLTLHAKCRGAHKSCVNKVIKLANTLTGEPIKKSHDLTILSGGQSRALMVADVAIISDSPIVLIDEIENAGIRKHEALEVLSGHGKIVMVVTHDPILALMTDKRIVMKNGGMQKIVTTTPHEKELSKELSKIDDLLLNLRDKVRHGEIIENIKIEGLTS is encoded by the coding sequence ATGATAAAAAAAGTGACAATATTAGGCGGCTATGACAAATTCGGGGAAAAAGAACCCGTAAGGAAAGTTGATATAAATAGGGGTGAAATATTCGGTGTAGTAGGCCCAACAGGCAGCGGAAAAAGTTCACTAATCGCCGATATTGAACAATTAGCCCAAAGGGACACCTTCTCCAGGAGAAAAATACTCGTAAATGGTAAGGAACCAACATATGAAGATCGTACCAACCCCCGTAAAAAGATGGTGGCCCAATTGTCGCAGAACATGAATTTCCTGGCGGACATGACAGTAGGAGAATTCTTGACACTTCATGCTAAATGTAGAGGCGCGCATAAATCTTGTGTAAACAAGGTTATAAAATTGGCCAACACATTAACAGGAGAACCTATAAAAAAGAGCCATGACTTAACAATATTAAGTGGCGGGCAGTCAAGGGCCCTTATGGTGGCTGATGTGGCCATAATAAGTGATTCTCCTATAGTGCTCATTGACGAGATAGAAAATGCTGGTATAAGGAAGCATGAGGCGTTAGAGGTTCTATCAGGGCATGGTAAGATTGTTATGGTGGTTACCCATGATCCTATCCTTGCCCTGATGACAGATAAAAGGATTGTTATGAAGAATGGTGGCATGCAAAAGATAGTCACCACCACACCACATGAAAAGGAACTTTCAAAGGAACTGAGTAAAATAGATGATCTACTTCTTAATCTAAGGGATAAGGTCAGACACGGAGAAATCATAGAAAATATAAAAATTGAGGGTCTGACCAGCTAA
- a CDS encoding phosphosulfolactate synthase, translating into MHAFNFLAPARIREDDAGITMMLDKGLGPRMVEDFLEIAGEHLDFVKFGWGIISLCDRNIIKEKIEIYRDYGVEAHPGGTLSEIAYIKNKFEEYLDEAEKLGFKYLEISDGSIELPQNEKTKLIEDTIDHGFKVISEVGKKDPSKDKLISLKERVESVKKDIEAGAEKVLIEARESGQNIGIYDEKGNVKEDEVDYLIRNLPMEKLIWEAPQKNQQVYFILKIGPNANLGNIPPEDVISLESMRRGLRGDTLGKVKL; encoded by the coding sequence ATGCATGCTTTTAATTTCTTAGCACCAGCTAGGATAAGGGAAGATGATGCTGGTATCACCATGATGCTGGATAAAGGTTTAGGCCCCCGTATGGTGGAAGATTTCCTGGAAATAGCTGGTGAACATTTGGATTTTGTGAAATTTGGATGGGGTATCATAAGTTTATGTGATAGAAATATTATAAAAGAGAAGATCGAGATTTATCGGGATTATGGAGTTGAAGCACACCCCGGAGGTACACTATCCGAGATAGCATATATTAAAAACAAGTTTGAGGAATATCTTGATGAAGCAGAAAAACTCGGCTTCAAGTACCTTGAGATATCAGACGGTTCAATAGAACTACCCCAAAATGAAAAGACCAAACTCATAGAGGATACAATAGACCATGGATTCAAGGTAATATCTGAAGTAGGTAAAAAAGATCCAAGTAAAGATAAATTAATAAGCCTCAAGGAGAGAGTGGAATCTGTGAAAAAAGATATTGAAGCCGGAGCAGAGAAAGTATTAATTGAAGCCCGGGAAAGCGGCCAAAACATTGGAATATACGATGAAAAAGGTAATGTTAAAGAGGATGAAGTAGATTATCTTATAAGAAACCTGCCAATGGAAAAGTTGATATGGGAAGCTCCACAAAAAAATCAACAAGTATACTTTATCTTGAAGATAGGACCCAACGCTAACCTTGGTAACATACCCCCAGAGGATGTTATTTCCCTTGAAAGCATGCGAAGAGGGCTTAGAGGGGATACCCTAGGAAAGGTGAAGCTCTAA
- a CDS encoding cell division protein FtsZ: MKFIDDAIKEEKRHRPSPTPMDEDLKEVIKENRAKIYVVGTGGAGNNTITRLNEIGIEGAETIAINTDAQDLYYTLSSRKLLIGRSICNGLGAGGIPEIGEECAEESEDEIRRELEGADMVFVTCGLGGGTGTGSAPIICKLSKKIGALTIAVVTLPFSAEGLKRRENAEIGLEKLQNAADTVIVIPNDRLLEVAPNLPINKAFMVADEILGRAVKGITELITKPALVSLDLSDVKSIMKGSGMAIIGMGESESGDRALESVHEALNSPLLDIDISNGKGALINIAGSSDLTLQEAENIVQVVAEELDPDANIIWGAQIQDELQNLIRTTIIVAGVKSPYIYGSPTEKEMITERKKERKSVEDSALEEFIDGVF, encoded by the coding sequence TTGAAATTTATTGATGATGCTATAAAAGAGGAAAAAAGACATAGGCCAAGTCCTACACCAATGGACGAAGATCTTAAAGAGGTTATAAAAGAAAACCGGGCGAAAATATACGTTGTAGGGACTGGTGGAGCAGGGAATAATACAATAACCCGCCTAAATGAGATAGGAATCGAGGGAGCGGAGACCATAGCCATCAACACAGACGCGCAAGACCTCTATTATACTCTTTCTTCCCGTAAACTCCTAATAGGGAGAAGTATATGTAACGGCCTCGGAGCTGGTGGCATTCCTGAAATCGGGGAGGAATGTGCAGAGGAAAGCGAAGACGAGATACGAAGAGAACTTGAAGGAGCAGACATGGTATTCGTTACCTGCGGCCTTGGCGGGGGCACAGGAACTGGTTCGGCACCAATAATATGTAAATTATCAAAAAAGATAGGAGCCCTAACAATCGCAGTTGTAACATTACCATTCAGTGCAGAAGGTCTCAAAAGGAGAGAAAATGCAGAGATTGGCCTGGAAAAGTTACAGAACGCCGCGGATACTGTTATTGTCATCCCTAATGATAGACTCCTCGAAGTCGCGCCTAACCTCCCCATCAACAAAGCATTCATGGTAGCAGATGAAATACTAGGCCGAGCAGTTAAAGGTATAACAGAACTCATCACAAAACCAGCGCTTGTCAGCCTAGACCTTTCAGATGTCAAAAGTATAATGAAGGGTTCAGGAATGGCAATAATAGGAATGGGCGAATCAGAATCAGGAGACCGGGCATTAGAATCCGTACATGAAGCCCTTAACAGTCCACTCCTTGATATTGACATATCCAATGGTAAAGGAGCCCTAATAAACATAGCGGGAAGTTCAGACCTCACATTACAAGAAGCCGAAAATATAGTCCAAGTAGTCGCCGAAGAATTAGACCCCGACGCAAATATAATCTGGGGAGCCCAGATACAAGACGAACTCCAGAACTTGATAAGGACAACCATAATAGTCGCAGGAGTAAAATCCCCCTACATTTATGGTTCACCAACTGAAAAAGAGATGATAACTGAAAGAAAAAAAGAAAGGAAATCCGTGGAAGACTCAGCACTAGAAGAATTTATAGACGGTGTATTCTAA
- a CDS encoding protein translocase subunit SecE has translation MGYKESILEFIEKSRRVLKVSKKPDREEYFTVAKVTGLGIIIIGVIGLIITLTTQILGK, from the coding sequence ATGGGTTACAAAGAATCTATTCTAGAGTTTATAGAAAAATCGAGGAGAGTCCTAAAAGTCTCAAAGAAACCCGACAGAGAAGAATACTTCACCGTAGCCAAGGTCACTGGCCTAGGCATAATCATAATCGGAGTAATAGGCCTCATAATAACACTCACGACACAAATCCTTGGTAAATAA